Proteins encoded by one window of Sphaerodactylus townsendi isolate TG3544 linkage group LG02, MPM_Stown_v2.3, whole genome shotgun sequence:
- the ZFAND2B gene encoding AN1-type zinc finger protein 2B isoform X3, translating into MPIPVKRGEMPDIVVGTHIDQDCKSDPAQRKRKIFTNKCQRPGCKQREMMKVVCDQCHGNFCLKHRHPLDHDCAGGSQPLSKAGHAAIDRAQKSTKAPVCTTPISGAKRSVSSPPTSSRASEMASAPQPRSTPPPAVALQNGLSEEEALQRALEMSLAETVSNQPQPCSIQEEEDLALAQALAASEEEYRRQQQQQQQQGRSTKLSNCCLS; encoded by the exons ATGCCCATTCCTGTGAAGCGAGGAGAGATGCCTGATATTGTGGTGGGCACACACATTGACCAAGACTGCAAATCGGACCCAGCTCAGCGTAAGCGCAAG ATCTTCACCAACAAGTGTCAGCGGCCTGGCTGCAAGCAGCGGGAGATGATGAAGGTTGTTTGTGACCAATGTCACGGCAACTTCTGCCTCAAGCACCGACACCCACTGGATCATGACTGTGCTGGAGGTAGCcagccactctccaaggcagg GCATGCGGCCATTGATAGAGCTCAAAAGTCAACCAAAGCACCTGTATGCACCACACCTATCAGTGGGGCCAAGAGATCTGTTTCAAGCCCACCGACCTCCAGCAG AGCCAGTGAAATGGCCAGTGCCCCCCAGCCCCGCAGCACACCACCTCCAGCTGTTGCCCTACAGAATGGATTG aGCGAGGAGGAGGCCCTGCAACGAGCCTTGGAAATGTCCCTGGCAGAAACAGTGTCCAACCAACCACAGCCCTGCAG CATCCAGGAGGAGGAAGATCTGGCACTGGCTCAGGCCCTGGCAGCCAGTGAGGAGGAATACCGgcgacaacagcaacaacaacaacaacag GGTCGAAGCACAAAGCTGTCCAACTGTTGCCTCTCTTGA